tgtttttgtttaattctgcATGATTGTTCACAGAAAAAAGTCGCAATTACATGAGAAACAAATGGTCGCTTATTGATTGGGAGAGAAGAGCTACGTGTAGTATATTGAAGCGCTCTGTGGAAAATGTGActgttaattgtgttttattatatgaaTGAAATATAATAGGCAGTCTTTGCAGAAAACTGTTACTGTCTGTGATGCCATAATTACAGCTTTGGTCTCTTTAAATTGGTCTTTATCTGATAATGTACTTATAACAGGTCTCTGATCCCTTGAATGCAAGCTTATTGATAACAAGCAAACATGTAATATGTGAAAgctttgctgttttgcttttgaagATACACCTAACGTAACTGTCCTGACTTTCAAAGGTGTTCTACAAGGAGGGAGTTGGAACTGGAATAGCAGTGAGAGAAACTCCTGAGATGGAAAGAGTAAAGAAAAATCAGCAGAATGTTAGTATGGTAAGTGGTCACACACAGCTGCACTATTAGAGCATTTGAAACCATATCATTAAAATAGGAGATACTTTCTTTACTAGTTGCTTATCATGTTTATTCCAAGCTTCCctgtttttttagtatttttttgccATACTTTTCTATACCGATCTTCCCCTATGCTCTTAATTTGAGTTCGCCGCAGAACAAAATGTTACTGCAGCTATTCAACATGTTGTATGTTGTTTTCTGTGCTTATCCACAAGGAATAAACTGACCTTGTGATACACTTGAAACAACCTTTAATCTTCCCATTTTTTGTCTGATGGTCTGGTTCAAAAAACACCCAATGCACTGAGCTGAGAAACTGAAAGGACCCCTTTAGATCAGCTGTCCTGTTCGTTAGGTTACAAAACTGCATTTGAAGTACTTGATATGATTTGGCAGATTTTTATGTCTTGTGAGCAATCAATCAAAACACTTTACTGCCTTTTCATGAATTATAAAATTCTCTTTCAAGTTTATACTGCTGTGTTCATCAGTCACTGCATGCAACTTTTGATttgagtttctgttttttttttaaactctggtcTTTAGCAGTTAGGTTCCTATATATTTCCATATGACCTTGCTGAAAGAGTAAACTATAGTTTGTATTCAACAACAAAGCTATCAACATGAAAGGGGTATACATTGATTCTTTCTCACAAACAAACCATTTTCTAGAATGATTTAAAAGCCCACTGTGGTcctttgaagtaaaataaaataactttcaatGTATTAAACTCACTAGAAACTACCAATCTTCTGAGAAAATATTCATTTGCTTTTAGCTTCAGAAGAGGGTACATGAGCCAGTTTATAGTTTCACTTGAATCCCTTTTTGGCGTGTATTATTATCTCTCCCAGGGGGTGCATGTGCTGTACGTGCTTAATGTCACACTTCATGGTTTTATATACAGAACTGCTATCCAGttgtttttaaaacttgaaaaacaacatttactaGAAGTTACCGTAAGTATTTGAATCTGGGAATGTTTGCAGAAACCTTTTTATATGTCCCAGATATTTGTACCTGCAGTTATATTTTTAGTGAGACCGTGGGGGGTGGTTTGGAGTGCAGAACCAAGGGCTCCTCTCCTACAGCTTGCTATTTAAATGCCAGTTCAGTCCATTTTCACTGCCTGTGCCTGTTTTTCTCCTCTGTCCTCTCCTCTGCCACCACTAAAACTGCATCACTTTCTCAAGGGCAGCTCTCAGTGAGCAGGGGGACCTCTGGAAAGAAGCACAAGACAACCCGTACACAAGCAAGACAACCCGTACACAAGCACAAACCAATCTGCTTCTGCACTGACATTGCTCCTGTCCAGTGAACGGGGCACTGTGCATATTTTCACTGTGATGGGGCCAAACATTAACTGTATGTTTCTTTCACTAATTgttgtgcaggtaaaatataaggAAAGCATTGGACAGGCAACATCAATCCCGGACCCTCCCGAGTTAAAGAGAGTGAAAGAGAATCAGAAGATAATCAGTAATGTGTGTGAAgaatcctgtctgtctgtctatatgcAAGTCAAACACTCTTCAGCATATGACTGTGATTTCAAGATTACCCACATATGGCCACATATACAGTATCGTGATACTCTGTTTTGGGGTTCTATGTGCAGTGGAATTGTATGTTCTGTATGCAAAAACAGTATATACTTCATTTACTTTTCAGTGACAGCTTAGAttagtggttcccaaccctggtcctggggacccactatgtctgctggtttgcattccaactgagctctcaattaattaACTAGACCCTTTATTGAACTGacctttttaattgatttcagcTCTTTACAGCCTGTAGGTCAGATTACAAGGTCAGTCTACATGTGAGGtcggatattatatatatatatatatatatatatatatatatatatatatatatatatatacacacacacacacacacacacacacacacacacatacatacaaacacactccccgtcaaaagttttagatcacccccatttttccagtttttattgaaatttaagcagttcaagtccagtgaataacctaaaattgtacaaaggtaagcggtaaactgccagaggtttaaaaaaaaaaaagtttaggttaccaaaaactgaaaaataatgtacatttcagagttatacaaaaaggcctttttcagggaacaagtaatgggttaacaacttacagctgttctgcagcaatgaaagtaaattaagccaaggtgtcagtgagtacagtttcccataccatcaaaaggcacttggaaactggaggaaactctgacaggaagaggtctggcagacccaaagccaaaCAGAATCACAACAGAGTCAACAgctcagaagacaagtttctgagagtcaacagcttgcaacTGATAGAAGACTTCGGCTAGCTTAATTTCAAAGTCTTCATTGAGGACATTTAATTTGCGCATGTCAATAAATTTTTGACCTTTGGAGGTCCACAAATTTTGACACTAGTgtaaccagagagagagagagagagagagagagagagagagacaacagcttcaagcacagcttaacactggtcgaagtaagcaagtctcagtttcaaggAATGCAACTGTAAACAAATATAACAACAGCAagtgagtgtgggtttgtgttAATCTTCAGAACACAGTTTGGCATGCTTGGCCTAGTTGCTGGCAAAAACTAACCTGGTTCACACTAAGGTTACATTTTAAGGTGGATTAGATGGGGTTCTGTAAATTCAGCAGTTACTCACGCACCAGGTAATCTGTACATTTGGAGAAGTGTCACGTATCGGCAAACCAGAGAATATAGCTGATTTATAGTGAACCGCTTCATGCAGGTTCGGCCACACATTACAGGCTGAAGTGAACAGCAGACATCAGTTAAGGCAGGCattttttctccatttttttaaaatgactattttttttctccttttttagtGTTTGATTTTGTCATTTAACACTTTCAGAGCTTAGACATTCTGATAGGGACAGTGTAAACGTTTAATTTCTATATTTCATAAATCACAAATGATGAATGAAAGAATTTGGCCTTGACTCTTTGGTAATTCACTGTGCCTTGTTAATGTTATCCATTGACTGTGTCTGTACAGGTGAAGTATAAAGAGCAGGCTGGAACCGCAACCACTGTGAGCCTGACTCCTGAGATGGAGAGAGTTAAGAGGAATCAAACAAATCTCAGCTCGGCAAGTCTTCACCTGTGCTGGAAGAATATAAATATCCTTGAAAGCTGTCATATTCTATGTGAAGAGAGCCTAGGGGTTAATTATAACTAGATGTTTGCTCTTTCCACAGATATTATAAAGTCTTCAATTAATACTGTTTCTGTTTACTGGTATTGCTGGAATAAGGCATCTTATAGCTTACAAAAtcgctgtttacatttttttttttaaactttaattatgTTCACATGATTGAAATATGTATGGCAAACCTTTCTTCAAGGCTTCAAGACTACTAGTGCTACAAGTATATGACATACTGTACTTCACAACAGGAAATATTCGAATTCGCAAAAGTTTCAATTCGCAAAAAGAAtcatttcaaaaaataataaaaataacttgcaaATTAAACGTTATCCCTAAATATGTTCCCAATTGGAACTGTCCGTTTTAAAAAACGTGTTATGAAGATCTGAGGCTGTCATCAGTTtagccctgtcaagcaccctttttttttctacttgccTTTTTGATCATGTAGGTTAAGTACAACAGTGACCTGAAGGAGCTGAAAGGCAAGCCTTGTGTGATTGTCGACACCCCAGAAATGCGACGTGTCCGAGAGGCCCAGAACAACATCTCTATGGTAGTATGAAGGAACACAGGCCAGTGATATCACGTCCAACCTCACTGCCAGTGACTGCACTCTACAGTTGGTGGGGAACCACGTGGAAATAGCACTGCTGCATTCCACAGTGTGACTAAAAGCATATAATAACtatctttaaaatgtacttgattGTAAATGCaatgtcaataaaataaaatgtaacttgttTTTTGTGTGGAGTTTTTTGCACCTACACTAATCTATTAACAGGATTGCACCCTTGACACGTTGTGATTGTGTGGTCTGTGTGTTTTTTGCATGAGCACCGTAATGAAAGTGAAGGGGCAtgtgtaaataatttattttgtgaagCCATCAGTGCAATAATTATCATGTGTTTTCCAGCTTACAAAATGTTAGCAGTAACATTGAAGTATTTTTGGTTTCAGGTCAGATACCATGAAGATTTCGAGAAGGCAAGGGGCAAAGGCTTTACCCCAGTAGTGGATGATCCCAATTTTGAGAGAGTCAGGAGGAATACCCAGGTCTCCAGCGATGCAGCTTATAAAGGGGTTCACCCACATGTTGTAGAAATGGACAGAAGACCTGGTATCATTGTTGGTAGGTTcttcaataaacagaaaacactgagtgctttttttatgctgtgtacttttctttcttattttagcACTGGCCCCACAATATTAAACATGTGTGAATCTTCTATGGGTATATCTGTAGCTGTAAGGTGGGAATAAGGCAGTACTGTAAATCTGTAATTTGTCATTTTCCTACAAATACCAAAAAACTTGTTAGCATTGAAACAACAATACAAACTGCCGAAGTATCACTGACCATATCACCATTGaccaaaagtattatttttaataatgctgtTATACAGAACAAATGTAAGGGTAAGAAAACACACCTTGACAAAGGGATACActtcaacatgcttttataaatGCTGCTGCCTTTGGCGTGATAGTACTATAAGTGATGTGCTGGAGGTGGAATTTACAAGCATCACACACTCTACTGGATTGCAGACTGGGTCGAATCGCTTTATTGGAGCACGACACTGAACTATAGCTTGTGCTCTTTTTCTCTGCTGTAAAATTCCTTTCTTTTTCTGTGAAAGACCTAAAAGTGTGGCGTACTGATCCTGGCTCCATCTTTGACATTGACCCGCTTGAAGATAATATCCAGTCTAGAAGCCTTCATAAGCTTTCTGGTATTGCCTCTCGCcgcttcttttttcttttttgttgggTGTTGTGTTGAGGTTTTGTTTCTGCCATGTTCTGgtggtttgtatttttaaagtcttACTAAAGCAGCAATGCATATTTTAGAAGAAATataatttgggggaaaaaaaaaaaaaacgatattgTTTTACTTGATACATTTTGTTCAAGCAGCAGATTAATCTTAATCTTTCAGCAGAACTGATGTCTTTTAAAATGCAGATTGTTATTGGTACTGAAAGgaatagaaatatttttttttaccaaattatTATATTTGAAAGACCACACAGATTGCAGTAAAGTCACATATTAATAATAGAGTCTCCTAAACAACAtgctttcttttacttttctattGTCTGCCTTTCCTTATGTTATGCTTTCCTTTATCACTTTCCTTCCTATTGCTTTAGAGAAGGCAAGCCGTTATAGTAGACAGCTTTCTCAGACTCTAAGTACTGTTGGGATGAGTATGGGTGATGAGAGGTCAGAGGGGTCAGAAAAAAATCTCAGCCTTTCCTGCTACAGTGTGAACACAGCCAGAACATCTGAGGATGGAGGTACAACTGGGGTCCCTGGTGCACGCCTACAGTAACTTCACTGCAGCAAGAGGCGAAATAACTTGCACGCAAGCAGAAGAGTTTAGACTGTCACCTGATGTGCTGCTGTCTGCATGGAGTAACCTTTGGTTTCTTCACATTTCCAAACAAGTCTGTGGAACTGAACTGTAGTTAAGCATGATATCCATCTTAGTCCTCCTCTAACCCTGATATATAGGCTATGTGCCATGTTATTTTATTAGATGTAATATaagtgagtgggtgtgtgtgtgtgttttcttttcacagcAATTTTGTAAGCAACAAAAACTTGTATATGGTTGGAAAATCTCTCCCCAACATTCCAGCCTTTGTTGAAATTTGTCGCACCAGAAGCCGTCGACAGCAATATATTATCTAAAGTTAACAATACAGTATCCTGCTTTAGGAGCACAGGTCTAAAATATCTCAGTTGTCTTACATAATGTATTATTCTTGCTCAGAATCATTTTGTATAccgttttctgtttcagtcagtacatcctggtgactttaaaaTTCAGAAGTTCAAAGCAATCTGTGGCCTCAAAAATCCTTTCAAACATGTCGTCCGATttaacccccccacccctgcaATACGCGGGGGGGGCACATTAATATACAGTCTGGTGTACCGGCTGAACACGGAGGAAGAcaatgatgcattttttaaattttgagtTTTAAAAGTCACCGGGATGTGatgacgattaaaaaaaaaagtgatattctATACAAAAAGATTCTGGTCAAGAATACATTagtttaaacagttgcaattctttttttttttttgtccctttgCTGTTTTTTCTCCACTGCCTAAGCACTGTTAAAGCGTCTTTATATTCTGACCAACTCCACAGTCCTGGAACTTGAGGTGAATTCTTCCTGGTGGGATTGACAACATCTCTAAATTCAAAACAGTGATTCAGTGACAGATAATGCTTCGTGGGAGATGGTGTTCGCAGTGTTTATTTGTactacattatttttctgttgcttaattctttttttgatttttttaaatattatttagcCCCTGTACTTCCTGGAGCCTATCATCAAGGGGGTCAATCTCCAGGATTTGGATACATGCATCAGACCAGCATTGCTTCCATGAAATCAATGCAGTCACCACCACATTCTGCAACCATTGTGAGTAATGAAGCTTCATTATTTTAATGGATcagatctacagctatggccaaaagttttgcatcacctaaaattttaggattgagacatatatatatatatatatatatatatatatatatatatatatatatatatatatatatatatatatatatatatatatatatattacatgcatATTGTGAAATCAGGCATTTCGCAAAATGTCTGAAAATAGTAGAAAATAGTAATCACTggtcatttgttattatttactcaaacattttttgctttatttagttGTATCCAGTATGATGTTAAAGTTGTTCCCACATCTTCCCCattacaaatttaataaaaacgAATTGTGCTATGCGTCCATGAATTCTATTTCCTAAAATTAGAATCTAATTAACCTTTAAATCGGTGAAATAATGTAATAGAATGTGCTTAACGCCAGTCATAagttaacataatttagatattttatttaatatcatgtaatcaaagaaactacaaaacgatattgcaaaagtctagtggaagccataatagtagtactgtatttcatgttagattttgagatgtcacatatttcaatttttgtcagtttttcattaagtatatagaaaactacaaagcggtatataattaaGTATGttatcattattcagcaggtttcatttgactttatgaaacaaaattaggcAATCCTATAGAGCGATGCAAAACTTCTGGTCATCGCTGTATACACTTCATTACAAAATGAACCTGTTAAGTGTAACAGGTTATATAgtgtttgctttgtttgaaaATCCTGGGTTGGAATCCAGGCTGAACTTCTAGAGGTGGGATGGTTTTGTCAGTAACAAACCCAACTGTATCACTACATAAACTTACCAGAACTTATTTTAAGCCTTGAGCTAAACACTGTTTCAATGATCTAAAAACTTGCAAGATGAATACAGTTAAAGGGTGACAGCATTTAGAGCTCAGTGTTTACAAGATCATGCAACAGACCCCAAGTTCTTCTTGCTacagaaaactgtttttgtacagtatttaacacTAACACTTTAATTTTACTCATGTTCCCATTATTAGTACTAATAgaattttttcatttcatttatttcaacACCTGCAGACCTTTTTAAACACTAAAGACCTCTGCTTGTCCTCTGCTAGTCCTCTTATGCATTCTTTTCATAATGATAACGGTGTTTACACCTAATTATGAAACGGGAAGCAGACAAAACACCTCCCAAAAGctcatatattgaaaaaaaactactttattttttcttaacaGAGGACGTACCGAGCAATCTATGACTATGCAGCACAGGACCATGATGAAGTTTCCTTCAGGGATGGAGACATTATTATGAACGTGCAATCCATTGATCAAGGCTGGATGTATGGTactgtgcagagaactggtaaaTCTGGGATGCTTCCTGCAAACTACATTGAGACTTTGAACTAAAGTGTTTCCATCTGCTAAGccttttttaattacatacaaATAACCTAATAAAGGGGAGTCTAATCAATATATAttcactgtattgtatattaAGCTGTTCTCTATGGTATCTCTATACTGCTGTATGTGATTTCTCATATTATGGcacaaaacatttgtaaactgaTTAAGTACCTCTGTAAATggcattcaaaataaatacagtactatttTTTCTGTTGCTAATGCAAAGTCATACTGTGGGCTATTTTGTAAGTCTGGCTTTATGCTGGTGATCTTTAAGCAGTAGGACTGTGGTTGGTAAAACGTGTTATCTACTCAAAATTGTACCAATGGACAAAAACACATGTAAGCATCTCATTGTTGAAAACCTTCACATAGCTCTATGCTTAGCCTGTAGACAGCATCCGTGGAGGTTGTATTTGTCCATATTTTATTCTTGGAGTTAATActattgaatgcattttatttaaaaaccttttgtGCATTTCACAATTTTACTTTACATATAGTCCAACGTGATGGGACTTCACATAGCAACATTGATTCTTCTGATGTTTAGTAATGTGTCATGCAAAAAATGTGTTGATATTTACTGTGTCTCAAGTGCAAAAATGAATAGCACGGCACGTGCAGGATTGTAGTTGATTAAATAGCACAGATAATTATTTTTGCAGAAGTGTATTTGCATAATTCTAAAGGAAAGGGTGCCTATTTTATCAAAAGGGAATACATTTAAGAATGTTAGGCTTTTGATATGCAAATGGTTTACTAATATAAACATATACCAATATTTCATTTCTCattatgtgttgttcttatgcaCATTCTTGTTCTGCACAGTGAAGTTGAACCCTTTAGGATTAATGTTGCAGGACAAAACCTATCCCCAATTTAAGGTGGTGCTTTCAAATGAAAAGATGACAATATCTGAATTGCAGTTGTGATAGATATGGTGAAAGTCTGTTATTACAAGGTGGTTCGAGTCAAGCATTTAGTTGGCCCAGGTTCTCAATACTACCATGTTGGCAGGTGAGTGAGTATTTGAAGACCATCAATCTGTGATCTGATACTGTATCTCACTGCAGAGGGCACCTTTGATGTCAGCTAGTACTGAAGGATGAAAGTTGTGTATGGGGTTACATGTCTAGCCTGATGTAAGGTGCATAGCTGATTGCATGACAGCTGCATTAACATTGAATAGATTACAGGACCCACAGGCACTTGTACAGTAACTGATtactgaacttaaaaaaaataaaaaaagcagcctGATTCTGGCAGgcacacattttgtttattttcaatacagaAGTTTGCAGAGAAGTGGGACAAATTATTGTATGTAgattaaacgtgtgtgtgtgtctatatatatatatatatatatatatatatatatatatatatatatatatatatatatatatatatatatatatactttatgaAATAGACCCCTTTGTTTAACTATTCTTGTCCCAATTAAATTGTACTTGTGATGCCACTGTCATTATAATTTACATACAGTAATCAGTACTGTAACTGTTGCATTTAAGAATCTTCCATAAAATTAAACTATTTGTTTGGCATGTCTGTTTCTCctcaaattaaataatacaatccTTGGAATAAAGAGGTTGCAAATTTGTccaaaatgatttataaaattcAAACAGTATTGATCCCTATGGTGAATATATTTCACAAAagttttgtatatatgtatgtgctgAACAAGTTTACCAATTGTCCTTTTTCCCCTGTCCCTGTTGCCTTGGACACATATGAGTGTAATAGACCAGCAGTGTGGGGCTTGTTGTGCCTTGACTTGGTGGTTGGGTGTGCACGCCCCATTGCAGTGTAATGCTAAAATCTGAGCGTTGGATTAGTTTATGTCAAATAAAAGACTATCCACTGTGTGTGTCCTTTATTATAATTAGCATTCTCACTTTTA
This Polyodon spathula isolate WHYD16114869_AA chromosome 3, ASM1765450v1, whole genome shotgun sequence DNA region includes the following protein-coding sequences:
- the LOC121312582 gene encoding LIM zinc-binding domain-containing Nebulette isoform X5; protein product: MNPQCARCGKIVYPTEKVNCLDKYWHKGCFHCEVCRMTLNMNNYKGYEKTPYCNSHYPKQSFTTVADTPENLRLKQQSELQSQVKYKKDFEESKGRGFSIVTDTPELQRLRKTQEQISNVRYHEDFEKARGKGFTPVVDDPNFERVRRNTQVSSDAAYKGVHPHVVEMDRRPGIIVAPVLPGAYHQGGQSPGFGYMHQTSIASMKSMQSPPHSATIRTYRAIYDYAAQDHDEVSFRDGDIIMNVQSIDQGWMYGTVQRTGKSGMLPANYIETLN
- the LOC121312582 gene encoding nebulette isoform X4, which codes for MNPQCARCGKIVYPTEKVNCLDKYWHKGCFHCEVCRMTLNMNNYKGYEKTPYCNSHYPKQSFTTVADTPENLRLKQQSELQSQVKYKKDFEESKGRGFSIVTDTPELQRLRKTQEQISNVRYHEDFEKARGKGFTPVVDDPNFERVRRNTQVSSDAAYKGVHPHVVEMDRRPGIIVDLKVWRTDPGSIFDIDPLEDNIQSRSLHKLSEKASRYSRQLSQTLSTVGMSMGDERSEGSEKNLSLSCYSVNTARTSEDGAPVLPGAYHQGGQSPGFGYMHQTSIASMKSMQSPPHSATIRTYRAIYDYAAQDHDEVSFRDGDIIMNVQSIDQGWMYGTVQRTGKSGMLPANYIETLN